A genomic stretch from Hoplias malabaricus isolate fHopMal1 chromosome 4, fHopMal1.hap1, whole genome shotgun sequence includes:
- the si:dkey-159a18.1 gene encoding sortilin, which yields MVWTLAVSALACLVVFSEAVSFSRPLPGERLANTRRRRDSWAVKSNFVACKSALSPKEHKILNRNQYETGFRGDDGFTFSLTWVGDGTGIILVLSTVSAPLESLYEGGTSRLYRSDDYGKSFLDISHAINNSFIKKDFGICVSPGNSHQVILISELPITHSPGGAIFTSVDSGVTFKSVQLPFHPAQSITFHDQNQEWLLVIGTDSGLWLSQDFGNSWSKIHDGVYSFILGPDNTLFFSYSPENTVEADKRGELFLRRTQDLGQTFSTIAQNIFTFGYIGRFLFTSVLEKEGSPRVIYVSSDNGDHFSKALLPTASSEQFYSLLDGDEDMIFIHVDSPGESSYFGTIYTSDDRGILYSKSLERHLFGMERKSDFTNVTSMRGVYLTNVLEEDDRISTVITFNKGGEWGPLKKPENVECGKSVEKCNLHIHGEHSLYSGISPMLPLSDSSAIGLIIAHGSVGDSISASKPDVYVSSDGGYNWIGTLRGPHYYSILDSGSLIVAAEAHKDRTVNSIKISTDEGQCWKIYNFTDQPFFIAGLASEPGSKTMNISVFGYRPDGDDQPMWVAVTIDFEHLLTRECGEDDYVEWLAHSDDERLSETKGCVLGYKETFRRLKKSSVCKNGRSYVVNKQQSPCLCTREDYMCDYGYYHHENSSECVEESDFTDKKLKVCLNEEIEELHTTGYRKIPSDKCEGGFRPPRRMDASKEYCGNSSDIPSSRHHIKKLDEVWLRIVISVSVGTVVLSIITAIAITVRRTNHRQRSTAYRFSALQRHEEEPCIGPESGPSSNQDSFQEDSDDDLID from the exons ATGGTTTGGACCCTCGCAGTGTCAGCCCTGGCGTGCTTAGTGGTGTTTAGTGAAGCGGTCTCTTTCTCCAGACCTCTCCCCGGCGAGCGGCTCGCGAACACGCGGAGGAGGAGGGACAGCTGGGCGGTCAAGTCCAACTTCGTCGCCTGTAAATCCGCCCTCAGCCCCAAAGAGCACAAGATTCTGAACCGAAACCAATACGAG ACAGGGTTTCGCGGTGACGACGGCTTTACTTTTAGTCTCACATGGGTAGGGGATGGAACTGGG ATCATTTTGGTGTTGTCCACAGTCAGTGCTCCATTGGAATCTTTATATGAAGGAGGCACATCTCGACTTTACAGGAG TGATGACTATGGAAAATCATTTCTTGATATTTCCCATGCCATTAACAATTCCTTCATAAAAAAGGACTTTGGTATATGTGTAAGCCCAGGGAACTCTCATCAG GTGATTTTAATTTCAGAACTGCCAATTACCCATAGCCCAGGAGGAGCAATATTCACTTCAGTCGATTCAGGGGTGACATTTAAATCAGTGCAACTGCCGTTCCACCCAGCGCAGTCTATAACCTTCCATGACCAGAACCAAGAATGGCTGCTGGTCATTGGCACAGAT AGTGGTCTATGGCTTTCACAAGACTTTGGAAACAGCTGGTCTAAAATCCATGATGGAGTCTACTCTTTCATATT GGGGCCAGACAACACCCTTTTTTTCAGTTACAGCCCTGAAAACACAG TGGAAGCAGATAAACGGGGAGAACTTTTTCTGAGACGCACACAGGACCTGGGCCAAACATTTAGTACCATTGCACAGAACATCTTCACCTTCGGCTACATCGGACGCTTCTTATTCACCTCTGTCTTGGAGAAAGAG GGTTCTCCTCGGGTGATATATGTATCCTCGGATAATGGAGATCATTTCAGCAAAGCTCTGCTCCCGACTGCCTCCTCTGAGCAG TTCTACTCACTTTTGGATGGTGATGAAGACATGATCTTTATACACGTTGACAGCCCCGGAG AAAGCTCGTATTTTGGAACAATTTACACCTCAGATGACCGCGGCATCCTGTACTCTAAGTCCTTAGAGCGTCACCTCTTTGGAATGGAAAGGAAGAGTGATTTTACCAATGTGACTTCAATGAGGGGTGTCTATCTTACCAATGTTCTGGAAGAGG ATGACCGAATTTCTACAGTCATCACATTTAACAAGGGTGGAGAATGGGGACCACTAaaaaagccagaaaatgttGAATGTGGAAAAAGCGTTGAAAAG TGTAACTTGCACATTCACGGGGAGCACAGTCTTTACAGCGGGATTTCTCCCATGCTGCCTCTGTCAGACTCTTCTGCTATAGGCCTGATCATTGCCCATG GTAGTGTTGGGGACTCCATTTCAGCATCTAAGCCAGATGTGTATGTGTCTTCAGACGGAGGATACAACTGGATTGGCACACTTAGAGGACCCCACTATTACAGCATTCTGGATTCAGGCAGCCTGATAGTGGCTGCAGAGGCTCACAAAGACCGGACAGTTAACTCTATAAA GATCTCCACAGACGAGGGTCAGTGTTGGAAGATTTATAATTTCACTGATCAGCCGTTCTTTATTGCTGGCCTGGCATCCGAACCTGGCAGTAAGACCATGAACATCAGTGTGTTTGGCTACAGACCAGACGGCGATGATCAGCCTATGTGGGTTGCAGTTACAATTGACTTTGAGCACCTGCTAACCAGAGAGT GTGGGGAAGATGACTATGTAGAGTGGCTGGCCCATTCTGATGATGAAAGACTCTCAGAGACTAAAGGATGTGTCCTAGGCTACAAGGAAACATTTAGGAGGCTGAAGAAATCGTCTGTTTGCAAAAATGGACGGAGCTATGTGGTCAACAAGCAGCAGAGTCCATGTCTCTGTACCAGGGAAGATTACATGTG TGATTATGGTTACTATCACCATGAAAACAGTTCTGAATGTGTGGAAGAGTCTGACTTCACAGACAAGAAACTGAAGGTCTGTTTAAACGAAGAAATAGAGGAGCTTCATACAACAGG GTATCGTAAGATACCCAGTGATAAGTGTGAAGGTGGTTTCCGTCCCCCACGTCGAATGGATGCATCCAAGGAGTACTGTGGGAACTCCAGTGATATTCCCTCTTCAAGACATCATATTAAGAAACTG GATGAGGTGTGGTTGCGGATTGTAATAAGTGTCAGTGTGGGGACTGTCGTTCTGTCCATCATTACTGCAATTGCCATAACAGTCCGGAGAACAAACCATAGGCAAAG GTCGACAGCATATCGTTTCTCTGCTCTCCAGCGGCATGAGGAGGAGCCCTGCATCGGTCCTGAAAGTGGACCCAGCAGTAACCAAGACAGCTTCCAAGAGGATTCAGATGAT GATCTCATTGACTGA
- the fam3c gene encoding protein FAM3C, which translates to MMRAGGILKLAALASVFFLAVFLAFELIEINFHVHLGQLFARYTPTEEATTKQSRYKCNLSKPCPEDHFSFKMASGAASVVGPKICLEDNILMSGVKNNVGRGMNIALVNGRTGELIKTDFFDMWAGDVNTLINFLVSVEDGTVVMMATFDDSATKLNDEARKLISDLGSSNINSLGFRDNWIFVGGKGIKTKSPFEQYIKNNAESNKYEGWPEVLEMEGCIPRRQD; encoded by the exons ATGATGAGAGCCGGAG GAATCTTAAAGTTGGCAGCGTTGGCCTCTGTATTCTTTCTGGCAGTATTCCTGGCTTTTGAGCTCATAGAAATAAATTTTCATGTGCATTTGGGACAACTGTTTG CAAGATATACACCCACAGAGGAGGCTA CTACAAAGCAATCAAGGTACAAATGCAATCTATCCAAGCCTTGTCCCGAAGACCATTTTTCCTTCAAGATGGCCAGTGGAGCTGCTAGTGTAGTGGGACCCAAAATCTGCTTAGAAGACAATAT ATTGATGAGTGGAGTAAAGAACAATGTAGGAAGGGGCATGAACATTGCTCTGGTGAATG GAAGGACTGGCGAGCTCATCAAAACTGATTTTTTTGACATGTGGGCAGGAG ATGTCAACACACTTATCAACTTTCTGGTGAGCGTTGAGGATGGAACAGTTGTCATGATGGCCACTTTTGATGACTCTGCTACAAA GCTTAATGATGAGGCAAGAAAACTGATATCAGACTTGGGCAGCTCAAACATAAACTCACTGGGCTTCAGAGACAACTGGATCTTTGTTGGAGGAAAAGGGATCAAAACAAAGAGTCCTTTTGAGCAG TACATCAAGAACAATGCAGAGAGCAACAAGTATGAAGGCTGGCCAGAAGTTCTGGAAATGGAAGGATGTATTCCACGAAGACAAGACTAA